The Natrinema sp. HArc-T2 genome contains the following window.
TATAGTACCCGTTAGAACTTTCTACTCAGGTAGTGTTGCTAAACACAGTGGATCATCTCGACGAGATCTCAGTCGAGGAATTGCAAGATTCCCTTGACAACGTGGAGGGCAAAAAGCCGACACAACGGCTCTTAGCAGCAATAGCGTACAAGAACGGCGTCACGCAGACTCAACTAGCCGAGTGGTACGACGTTCAGCGACGAACAATCTATAGCTGGCTCAAGCGACTCGACACCGACGAGTCGCTTGAGCAAGCCGTTACTGATGCTCATCGCTCTGGGAGAAAACGGAAGCTCTCAGAAAAAGAGCAAAAAGAATTCGAAGAAGCTGTCCACGAATCACCAGAGAATGTTGGGGTTGATGCGCCGGCGTGGACGCCGGCGCTCGTCCAGCAGTATCTTGACGAGACGTACGATGTCGAGTACTCAATCCCGAGCTGTCGGCGGTTGCTCAAAGAAGCGGGATTGAGCTATCAAAAACCTCGCCGTACAGCCGCTGAGTCTGATGCTGATGAGCAAGAAACGTTCCGTGAAGAACTCAAAAAAAGCGGCGGGAAATGGACGCCACAGTAGTCTGCATCGATCAAACCAAGAAATCCGTCCAAGTTGAGCCGCGTGCCGCGTGGTTTCCCCGCGGTACGCGGCCGTCCGTTGAGTTATCTGGACAACGTGACTGGACGTGTCTGCTAGGTGCGATCACCGAGAACGGTGATCGCTTTTTCTCTCGATTTGAAGAGTACGTTACCGCCGATCATGCAAAACATTTCATTCTCGCGTTATGCAAAGAGTTCGAAGATGATCTAATTATTGTCCTGGATGGAGCACCATATTTCCGGGCGTCGGCCGTCACGGACCTAGCGGCCCGTGACGACCTCGACTTCGTGACATTGCCGGCGTACTCACCAGAGCTAAATC
Protein-coding sequences here:
- a CDS encoding IS630 family transposase (programmed frameshift) — encoded protein: MDHLDEISVEELQDSLDNVEGKKPTQRLLAAIAYKNGVTQTQLAEWYDVQRRTIYSWLKRLDTDESLEQAVTDAHRSGRKRKLSEKEQKEFEEAVHESPENVGVDAPAWTPALVQQYLDETYDVEYSIPSCRRLLKEAGLSYQKPRRTAAESDADEQETFREELKKKRREMDATVVCIDQTKKSVQVEPRAAWFPRGTRPSVELSGQRDWTCLLGAITENGDRFFSRFEEYVTADHAKHFILALCKEFEDDLIIVLDGAPYFRASAVTDLAARDDLDFVTLPAYSPELNPVEECWRQLQAALSNRFFGSLDDLTTAIDNAIDRISVPNMSNYF